Sequence from the Brachionichthys hirsutus isolate HB-005 chromosome 4, CSIRO-AGI_Bhir_v1, whole genome shotgun sequence genome:
AAAAACATAGGGATACAGaacccaccacaaaaacagcagcatcaggaggggatacacagacgtgtatcagcGGCAGTAAAACTAACAACCACACAACGCAGACAGAATAGAGCAAGTTACCGGCCGTAAAGTGTTCATGGATCCATTACAGAATAATTTATTGTTcttgagtcttacagccgaggggaagaagctgttcttgtggtaTATATACACACCATTAAACGCGCTCATATGTTTAGATATATATAAAGTATTGGTGTTAAAATTACAGTTACACTTGCGTCCTTAGTTCGATCAGATAAAAGGCCCCTTCAACCCCAGCCCGACCCTGACGCAGAACAGAGcacacgatagcaccagggcgaccgccGGAGGCGCCATCCGGAAGCAGTTAGATCAGGGGTTCCCAACTGGGGGTGAGGCAAAGCCTTGGATTTTGCAATTTagcaaacataaataaataatttaaatgtcaaatgttaAACATCTTCATATGTGATAGGACTTTGTAGGGGGGGTGAGCACATATTTAAAGTTTTCGAGGCGTGTGAGGCCTAGGAAGGGTTGGAAACCCTGAGATAGAAGGTCGATGGGATGAGGTTTTATTCACTCTTTTCTGTGCGCTGAACAAATAATTTCAGCtgcaaaatagaaaaaaatcaaTGGTTTATTGCCCgtttatagaatagaatagagaaTAAATTGATTGTCGTCATTACAAGTGCAACAAAATTGCAAACTTTCTATCCCAGCATTGccgaaatccccccccccccccagtagttTTTGCCCCCTGCAAATAAACAGAGGCTGTCCTACTCACCGAGTTTGTATGTCAGCACATACAGGACTGTCCAAGGGGTCCCAGGTACCGTCAGCAGCTTCCTCCATACCCTCCATGGCCTCACAGCATCTGCTCCATGTCCTCCTTTTCTGCTGTCATCCGCCTGGTGGCCCCTAACAGTCTCATCATCCAGCACGGGGGCCCCCCACACAAACAGAGCCACGCCTGCATACACAAATGTCAGCAGCACAAACATCCAGCTCCATCCAGCTACATCAATGACAGCTAGCAGTCCGCCGGCTGCAAACACGGATCCAGCTTTATAGCCCACGACTTGGGCTGTGTTACCCAGCCCCAGCTCCCCACGGCCCTTCAACAGCCCCACTGCTGCCCCATCTACAGCAATATCCTGGACAGAGGCAAAGGCGTTCATGGCCAACAGGGTTCCTGCTACTCCCCAGATGTGTGCTTCTGGGGCCAGGGCAGCACTGCACAGGCACGTCAGAGCCAGGCTGGAAACTGTCCCCACCAGCCAACGACGCTTGGTACCGACCCGGTCTACTAGAGGGGCCCACAGTAGCTTGAGGACCCAGGGGAAGTACAGGATCTTGGTAAAGCCGATGCGGGTGAGGGAATGGCCAGCCCCTCGCAGGTAGACTGGGAGTAGGGAAGACTGGAGGCCATAAGGGATACCCTGGACAAAGTACAGCAGGCCCAGAAAAACTAGTTTGTCATTCATGATGTATTTTTGCCAACAGAGCAGTCATCCATTGGTCAGAGCATGTCTCTGGAGGGGTGCTCTAATGGACAGGCTGGCCCAGATGTAGAGTTCGACCTGAAATGAGAAGGTAGAACTTCACATGGGACCCCGAAGACTTTCAGCAGGGCTCTAAGCAGTCTTCAATGGTTGTCTCCACTGCTGCTATTAGCAACGTTAACCCAAAAGCTAGTCATTAGCTCCTCAATGTCAAGTATCTTAAACATACAAAGACGTGCCCAGAATAACGATGACCACTTGCATTCGCATCGTTAAATTTCAATAACCAGACAAACTTGATTTTGATCAATACCATTCTCTGACAGTTAAGTTTGCTGCCAAATGTTATTTActagctaccgttagctagctagcttgcaGCCAAGCCGTTTAAGGAAGTATCAGCTTCAAAACACGTATATGACACATAACAATATTATTTATGGATTTCGTTGTTACCACAAAGCGAGTTCAGGATCAGTTATGAGTGGAATATTAACGCACGCTGGGAAGGAAGGGTCGATGGCCTAGCGATAGCCTAGCGATAGCCTAGCGATAGCAGGAGACGCAGCCGGACGCTGAACGAGCTGATGGGTTGCCAGGTTGGAAACGTGTCCCTCTTATTGGATGGAGTAAGAAGAGGCGAAACTCGATTCACATTTTCACACAACATAAATTACACAAGCGtgtgttgttcatcttaaaTCATCATGTACATATCAAGACAAAGCGCATTTACAAATAAACCATAATTGACTCGATAAATGGTTATACAATGctgaaaaatattttctctcCAAATCTGACAAGAAATGAAGTCAG
This genomic interval carries:
- the mfsd3 gene encoding major facilitator superfamily domain-containing protein 3 isoform X2, with translation MNDKLVFLGLLYFVQGIPYGLQSSLLPVYLRGAGHSLTRIGFTKILYFPWVLKLLWAPLVDRVGTKRRWLVGTVSSLALTCLCSAALAPEAHIWGVAGTLLAMNAFASVQDIAVDGAAVGLLKGRGELGLGNTAQVVGYKAGSVFAAGGLLAVIDVAGWSWMFVLLTFVYAGVALFVWGAPVLDDETVRGHQADDSRKGGHGADAVRPWRVWRKLLTVPGTPWTVLYVLTYKLGMAVLSMSVQHFLGGLITTLTFTTMMRCTQRAEDSIQATHYSFLATLEVLGKLTFSALAGGVVDWFGFQIAFLFFLTLSAGTALHVWTATFTGAVREHQPKGPPQ
- the mfsd3 gene encoding major facilitator superfamily domain-containing protein 3 isoform X1; this translates as MNDKLVFLGLLYFVQGIPYGLQSSLLPVYLRGAGHSLTRIGFTKILYFPWVLKLLWAPLVDRVGTKRRWLVGTVSSLALTCLCSAALAPEAHIWGVAGTLLAMNAFASVQDIAVDGAAVGLLKGRGELGLGNTAQVVGYKAGSVFAAGGLLAVIDVAGWSWMFVLLTFVYAGVALFVWGAPVLDDETVRGHQADDSRKGGHGADAVRPWRVWRKLLTVPGTPWTVLYVLTYKLGEQGAVTMFPLFLLDHHMTARELGFWNGVIAMGFSICGSSLAGLLLAQFSIGVLMRRVFVLRTVSMVFQSSLLTILEPSPLMKGMAVLSMSVQHFLGGLITTLTFTTMMRCTQRAEDSIQATHYSFLATLEVLGKLTFSALAGGVVDWFGFQIAFLFFLTLSAGTALHVWTATFTGAVREHQPKGPPQ